Genomic segment of Ardenticatena maritima:
GAAATCAACGCCCGCGCCCGCGCCGACATGGTGCGCAAAGGGGCGTTCGGCTGGCGCGCACGGCTGCGCAACAACTTGCTGGCGCGCTCCGAATTGCTGGGCAAAATCGGGCAACCGATTGCCCCGCTGGCAAACGCCCTTCTGCAAAATCCGTTGGGGCGCTTGGCGGCGGAACTCACGCTTGGCATCGCCCGCCATGCCCCCCTGCCCGCGTTCAGCCGCGAACGCTTTACCGCCTGGTATCGCGCGCATCAGGCGACAAGCGCCCCCAAGGGCAAGGTCGTGTACTTCCACGGCTGTTCAACAGAGTACTACGAGCCGCGTGTGGGACGCGCCGCTGTGCGTGTGCTGGAAGCCAACGGCTTTGAAGTCATCATCCCGCCCCAAAACTGTTGCGGCTTGCCACTCCTTTCCAACGGCGAATTCGACGCCGCCCGCGGCTACCACCGCCGCAACGTCAACTCGCTGGTCGAATACGCCCGCCAGGGCATTCCCATCGTGGGGACATCCACCAGTTGCACGCTGACGCTCAAAGAAGAAGCACCCGAACTGCTGGACGCCTTTGATGAAGAGAGCCGCCTGGTGGCGGAGCAGACGTTCGACCTGAGCGAATTTTTGCTGAACCTGCACGCACGCGGTGAACTCAACACCGAATTTCGCCCCATCACCTTGCGGGCGGTCTATCACCCACCATGCCAGTATCGCGCCCACCGCGTGGGACGCCCTTCACTCGAACTCCTGCGCCTCATTCCGGGGCTGGACATTGTGGAAAGCCAGGCCGCTTGTTGCGGCATCGCCGGCACATACGGCTTCAAAGCCGAAAAATACGAGATTGCCATGCAGGTAGGGCAACCACTGTTCGACCTGGTGCGTGCCACCGGCGGCCCCATCGCCATTTGCGACAGCGAAACGTGCCGCTGGCAAATCACGCACGGGAGCGGCGTGCCTTCTGTGCATCCCATCGAACTGCTGGCGCTGGCGTACGGCTACGAACCCGAAGGCGTGCTCAGTCAACTCAACTTGTGAGAAAACATCATGGTTGGCATTGTCATCGTTTCCCACAGTCCCACACTCGCCGAAGGTGTGCGCGAACTGGCGCAACAAATGAGCCCAACACCGGTGCCTATCGCTCTGGCTGCCGGCACGGGCGACCCGCAGCACCCTATCGGTACGAACCCCGAGGCGATTCTCAACGCTATCCGCGCCGTCTGGTCGCCGGACGGGGTTGTGGTGCTCATGGACCTGGGAAGCGCCATTCTCAGCGCCGAAAGTGCGCTCGATTTTCTCACTGAGGAAGAGCGGGCGCGTGTGCGGCTGGTTGCCGCGCCGTTGGTGGAAGGGGCGCTAAGCGCCGTCGCCACCGCCGGCACAGGTGCGCCGCTTGAACAGGTCGTTGCGGAAGCACGCCAGGCGCTTGCCCCCAAGCAAGCCCACCTGGGTGAAGAACCACCCGCCCAATCCGCCGAGGTCGGCGCTCCAGAAGCCGGCGATGAATTGCGCCTGGTCGTGCACAATCCGGCGGGGCTGCACGCCCGCCCGGCGGCGCGCCTTGTGGCGGAAGTCGCACGCTACGACGCCGACGTGCATGTGCGCAACATCACCCGCCAAAAAGGACCCGTCAGCGCCCGGAGCATCAACCAACTCGCCCTGCTTGACGTGCGCCAGGGCGATGAAATCGGCGTCCGCGCCACCGGTCCCGACGCACCGCGCGCGCTCAGCGCCGTGCGCGACCTGGTGGAACGCGCCTTCGATGAGCCGCTCACGCCGCTTTCTGAACCCGCCGCCGCCATCGAAAGCGCCCCGCGTGAAGTCGAAGCGGGCGCGGTCCTGCAAGGCATTCCCATCTCGCCCGGCATTGCCATCGGGAACGTGGCGCATTTTCACCGCGCGCCACTCCCCACCACCCCGCCGGATACACCCGCCGAAGCCCCCGATGCGGAGTGGGCGCGCCTGCAACAAGCCATCGCAGAGACACGCCACGCGCTGGATGAACTGGAAGCCCAAACCGCGGCGCAAGCCGGCGCTGAGGAAGCGGCGATTTTCGAGGCGCATAAACTCTTCCTGGACGACCCGGCGTTGCTGGAACGCGCGCGCGCGCTTGTCTTCGATGAACACCGTTCCGCCGAATATGCGTGGCATCGCGCGGTGAGTGAAGTCGCCGCCCAATATGCCGCGCTGGAAACGCCCTACCTGCAAGCCCGCCGCGCCGATGTGGAAGACGTAGGCGCGCAAGTCTTCGCCCATTTGACGAACGAGCCCGTCCACACAGACCTGCCGGCGGGGAGCATCCTGGTCGCCGCCGACCTGCTCCCGTCCGACGTGGCGCGTCTCTCGCCGGAACAGGTGCAAGGTGTTTGCCTGGCGCTTGGGGGGGCAACCGCCCACGCCGCCATTTTGATTCGGGGGTTGGGTATTCCAGCGGTGGCGGGGGTTGGCGCCGCCATCCTCAACGTGCCCGAAGGCACGCGCATCGCGCTGGACGGCTCACGCGGCACTGTCTGGATTGACCCCGATGAAGCCACCTTGCGCGACTTGGAAGCCCGCCGCGCCGCCTGGCTGGCGGAAGAAGCCGAAGCCCGCCGCGCCGCCGAACAAGAGGGCGCCACCCGCGACGGGGTGCGTATTGAAGTCGCCGCCAACGTGCGCCGCCTTGCCGACGCGGAAAGCGCCGTGCGATTTGGCGCAGAAGGGGTTGGGCTGCTGCGCACAGAGTTTCTGTTCATGGCGCGCCGCGAAGCCCCAAGCGAAGCGTTGCAAGTGCAAATGTACCAGGCGGTTGCCGAAGCGTTGCAGGGGCGTCCCGTCATCATCCGCACGCTGGATGTGGGAGGCGACAAGCCGCTGCCGTTTGTGGAAATGCCGCGCGAAGCCAACCCGTTTTTGGGACAGCGGGGCATCCGTTTTTCGCTTGCGCACCCCGATTTGTTCAAAACGCAATTGCGAGCCATTCTCCGCGCCGCCGCCACGCATCCCATCCACCTGATGTTCCCCATGGTCAGCACAGTGGACGAAGTGCGCCAGGCGCGGGCGCTGCTCGACGCCGCCCGCCGCGAAGCCATGGAAGCGGGGCACGACGTGGGCACGCCGCAGGTTGGCATCATGGTCGAAACGCCCTCTGCGGTCTGGCTCGCCGACCATCTGGCAACGCTGGTGGATTTTTTCAGCATCGGCACAAACGACCTGACGCAATATCTCTTCGCCGCCGACCGCACCAATCCACACGTTGCCGAACTGGCAGACCCCTTCCACCCTGCGGTTTTGCGTGCGATTACCCACACGGCGCGCGTTGCGGGCGAGCATGGTGTGTGGGTGGGGGTATGCGGCGAACTCGCCGGCGACCCGCTGGGCGCGGTTCTGCTGGTGGGGCTGGGTGTACGCGAGTTGAGCATGAACCCGCCCGCCATTCCGCGCGTCAAGCGGGCGCTGGGGCGCTTCACGCTTGCCGAAGCGCAACACCTGGCGCAACAGGCGCTCACCCTGGAAGACGGCAAGGCTGTGCGGGCGTGGGGGGCTGAACAGATGCGCAATTCGTGAACGTTGCACAGCCCCCATTCCACCTTGTCAGCACATTCAGCCTATCGTACAATGCCCCTTGCCCACATCAACCAAGCAAGGAGGCTTGTTCATGTTTCGCAGCCCGCTTCCAGATGTCACCATCCCCGTCGTCCCTCTGACCGATTTTGTGCTGGGTGATGCCGCTCGCTTTGGCGACAAACCCGCCCTCATTGATGGCCCCACCGGACGCACCATCACCTACACGCAACTGGCACAGGCTGTTGAACGGGTTGCCGCAGGGCTGGCGGCGCGAGGTTTGCGTAAAGGCGATGTGGTTGCCGTTTACAGCCCCAACCTGCCGGAATACGCGATTGCGTTTCATGGCACATTGCGCGCTGGTGGCATTGTCACCACGGCAAACCCGCTTTACACCGTGGAAGAACTGACGCACCAGCTCAACGATGCCGGCGCGACTTTTCTCATCACCATTCCCCCTTTGCTGGAAACAGCATTAGCCGCCGCCCAACAAAGCAACGTGCGCGAAGTCTTTGTGTTTGGCGAAGCCGAAGGCGCAACGCCCTTTGCAGCGCTCTTGCAAAGTGAAGGCGCCGCGCCCAACGTGGAGATTGACCCGCGCGAAGACGTGGCGGTGCTGCCCTATTCCAGCGGGACCACGGGGTTGCCCAAAGGCGTCATGCTGACGCACTACAACCTTGTTTCAAACTTATGTCAAATTGCTGCCCTGGAACCGCTGACGCCCGACGATGTGCTCATCGGCATTCTGCCCTTCTTCCACATCTACGGCATGATTGTGATTTTGAACAGCGCCCTCAACAACGGCGCAACGGTCGTCTCCATGCCACGCTTCGACCTTGTGCAATTCCTAGAACTGATGCAGAAGCACCGTGTCACCCGCGCCCATCTTGTGCCCCCTGTGGTGCTCGCCCTTGCCAAACACCCCATCGTTGACCAATACGACCTCTCCGCCCTGCGCATGATTATGAGCGGCGCGGCGCCGCTGGGTGAAGAACTCGCTGTAGCTGTCAGCGAACGGCTGGGCTGCAAAGTCAAACAAGCCTATGGCATGACGGAAGCCAGCCCCGCAACGCACATCACCCCCGACGACCGTATCAAACCCGCGGCGGTCGGTGTGCTAGTGCCCAACACCGAAGCGCGCATTGTTGACCCTGCCACCGGGCAAGATGTTGGCGTAGGAGAACGGGGCGAAATTTGGATTCGGGGACCGCAGGTCATGAAGGGGTATCTCAACCGCCCCGACGCGACCGCCGCGACTGTGGACGCCGAGGGGTGGCTCCACACGGGCGATGTGGGGTACGCCGATGAAGATGGGTACTTCTACATTGTTGACCGCGTGAAAGAACTCATCAAATACAAAGGGTATCAGGTTGCGCCGGCGGAACTGGAAGCCGTCTTGCTTTCACATCCAGCCGTTGCCGACGCCGCCGTTATCCCCGTGCCGGATGAAGAAGCCGGCGAAATTCCCAAAGCGTTTGTGGTGAAAAAAGCCGACGTGGATGCCGATGAATTGATGGCTTATGTGGCCGAGCATGTCGCACCGTACAAAAAAGTGCGCGAAATCGAGTTCGTCGAGAGCATTCCCAAATCAGCGTCGGGAAAGATTTTGCGGCGTGTGTTGGTGGAACAAGAACGCGCCCGTCGTGCACGCTGACGCCACGCACCACTAAAAAAACGGGGCGGCTCAACACCGCCCCGTTTTTGCTGCACAGCGTTTTACTTCGCCAACATCTCGTTCAGCCGCGCCACCGTCGGTTCGAGATGGCGCTTGATGAAGGGTTCGGGATCAGCTGTAGGGTGATTGAGGACATCATGCCAAACACGCATCAGCGCATCGGTAATGCGATCTTCGACAATGCCCAAAAGCGGCACTGTTGGGTATCCTCGCCCTACACGCACGGCGTCCGCCAAGCGTTGCAAGTAAGGGTCTTCGGTGAATGGTGCGCGTTCCAGCGATTCAGTCCGCACAGGTAAAACCAGCAACGTATCCGCCATGGCGGTCTGCACATCTGGGTTGGTGGCGGCACGCAAAAACTTCAACACCTCACTGCGCCGCAAACTATGCCGCCAAATCACCAGCAACGAACCACCCAGGAAAGGCCGCGCCGGCGGGTGCAGAATATCCAATTTGCCTTCCCATTCCTCCCGAGGCAGGTTTTGCAACGCGCCCCACATCCACATACCCGCAATCGTTGCAGCAATACGACGCTGGGTGAACAGTTCGGCATTCACCGCTACATCCGTCAATATCTGCCCCTTCACAGGCATAAACCGCGCCAAGCGATAAAAGGCTTTCAAACCTTCCAGAGCTGGGCCGTCGAGCAACGCCACACGTGAATAATCCGGCGAGAACAAATCGCCGCCGGCAGCCCACACCCATGAAATGGCCATCTGCAAATGCAAGAAGCGCGCATTCGACCCCATGGGGATAGCAAACGGTGTTGCCACGCCGTGCGCTTGCAAGGCGGTGAACGTCGCCTCCACCGATTCAAGAGAGGTAAATGCCTGTTCGGGGTCCACGCCCGCGGCTTCGAGCATATCACGCCACACAAACACAACGCGCACATCAGCAAAAAGCGGAACCGCCCACACATCAGCGGTGCCGGGCATTTGCGTCACTTCCCACATCCCCGGCACAAAAGTGCGCCCATACTGCAATGCGGTTGCCTCTTCCGGTTCCAGTGGGCGGATCGCATCCATAGCCACCAGCGCACTCAGCCAGGTTGAGCCAATTTCAGAGACATCTGGGCCACGGTTGTATGCCGCGTATTGCACCAGGCGGTTCCATCCTCGCTCCCAATCCAAAATTTCGATGTTCAAGCCATCGAGAACGGAGCGATCGCCATACATCGCCAATGCTTTGCGAAAATCCTCTTCCAAGGTTGAGGGATTCGCACCATGGAACATGAATGAGACTTCTAGAGGCATATCTCCCCCCAAACAGGCATCGTTGTCTCGAACAACATATTTGGGATGGCTTGCGCAAGTAGTATATCCCTTCTCACACTCTTTCACAATCAGACCAGAGGATTATGAAAGCGTTTTCAACATATCTCAAAAACCCTGGCAGGTCAAGTCAAACCTGCCAGGGTGTGCTGATAGCGGCTCATCCCGCCGTCATCTTTTCACGGCGGATGGCTTCAAGCATCTCTTCGACGCTGGTAAACTTCACGCGTGGGCGCCCCTGCGCCTTGCCACGCTCCACTTCCAGGCGGTCCAGAATCAACCAATCCTCCCACGAAACGAAGTCGGGCTGGCGCTCGCGCACAAATTGCTCGATGACATCCGGGTCTGTTGTTTCGGGCGCAAGCAACCGCCCTGCACGCGCATCTTCGATGATGTGTTCGCTCGTCGCGACTGCATCGGGTTTGTTGGTGCCAATGACACCTTGCGCCCCACGTTTGATCCAGCCTGTGCAGTACAGCCCGTACAGAGGCTGGTTGGTCTCGGGGTCGAGCACGCGGCCATCGGCGTTGAGGATCACGCCCCAGCGTTCATGGAAAGGCACATCGGGCAACGGCACGCCCCGATACCCAATCGCGCGGTACACCTCGGTCACAGGCAACTCTTCGTAGCGGTCGGTTGGGCGTGGGCGCAGCGTGCCGGCTTCGGTCGCGTACAGTTCGTTATGGACGAGTTTCATGGATTGGACGCCTGTTTCCTCATCGCCCAACAGTTCTGTGGGGGAAACCAGGAAGCGCAAAATCAGGCGGCGCGGTTTTCCTTCGGGTTGTTTGTGCGCCAATTCCTGAATCAATTCAACTTTGGCTTCCACATCCTTGTCGGGGTTCTCTTCCAATTCCTTGCGGCTCAATGGGTCCAGTTCGGCTTCTTCGGGCGGCACAATCACATCAATGTTGGGCAACGAAGTCAATTCGCGAATTTCAGGGTATGTGAATTTGGCTTGCGCGGGACCACGCCGCCCCAGCAAATAGACTTCGCGCACCTTGCTTTTACGCAACGCTTCGAGCGCATAATCGGCGATATCGGTTTTGGCGAGTTCATCGGGGTCTTTCAACAAAATGCGAGTCACGTCCACAGCCACGTTCCCGACGCCGACCACAGCAATACGCTCTTGTTCCAAATCAAAAGTCAGGTGGGCGTAGTCAGGATGACCATTGTACCAGGCGACAAATTCAGTAGCGGGATAACTCCGCGGCAAATCTTCACCAGGAATACCCATTTTGCGATCAACAGAAGCGCCTGTGGCGAAGAGAATGGCATGATAGAAGCGCTTCAAATCTGCAAGCATGATGTCTTTGCCATACGTCACATTTCCAAAGAAGCGAAAACGCGGATGGCTGGCGGTTTTACTAAAAACCTTGGTCACATTCTTGATTTTTTGGTGGTCGGGCGCCACGCCGTAGCGCACCAAGCCAAAAGGTGTGGGCAGATGTTCGTACATGTCCACCCAGACTTCCGGGTCGCTTTGAAGCAGCA
This window contains:
- a CDS encoding 4-coumarate--CoA ligase family protein; the protein is MFRSPLPDVTIPVVPLTDFVLGDAARFGDKPALIDGPTGRTITYTQLAQAVERVAAGLAARGLRKGDVVAVYSPNLPEYAIAFHGTLRAGGIVTTANPLYTVEELTHQLNDAGATFLITIPPLLETALAAAQQSNVREVFVFGEAEGATPFAALLQSEGAAPNVEIDPREDVAVLPYSSGTTGLPKGVMLTHYNLVSNLCQIAALEPLTPDDVLIGILPFFHIYGMIVILNSALNNGATVVSMPRFDLVQFLELMQKHRVTRAHLVPPVVLALAKHPIVDQYDLSALRMIMSGAAPLGEELAVAVSERLGCKVKQAYGMTEASPATHITPDDRIKPAAVGVLVPNTEARIVDPATGQDVGVGERGEIWIRGPQVMKGYLNRPDATAATVDAEGWLHTGDVGYADEDGYFYIVDRVKELIKYKGYQVAPAELEAVLLSHPAVADAAVIPVPDEEAGEIPKAFVVKKADVDADELMAYVAEHVAPYKKVREIEFVESIPKSASGKILRRVLVEQERARRAR
- a CDS encoding ferredoxin--NADP reductase domain-containing protein; the protein is MSTNSIRVAIIGSGPSAFYAAGHLLLQSDPEVWVDMYEHLPTPFGLVRYGVAPDHQKIKNVTKVFSKTASHPRFRFFGNVTYGKDIMLADLKRFYHAILFATGASVDRKMGIPGEDLPRSYPATEFVAWYNGHPDYAHLTFDLEQERIAVVGVGNVAVDVTRILLKDPDELAKTDIADYALEALRKSKVREVYLLGRRGPAQAKFTYPEIRELTSLPNIDVIVPPEEAELDPLSRKELEENPDKDVEAKVELIQELAHKQPEGKPRRLILRFLVSPTELLGDEETGVQSMKLVHNELYATEAGTLRPRPTDRYEELPVTEVYRAIGYRGVPLPDVPFHERWGVILNADGRVLDPETNQPLYGLYCTGWIKRGAQGVIGTNKPDAVATSEHIIEDARAGRLLAPETTDPDVIEQFVRERQPDFVSWEDWLILDRLEVERGKAQGRPRVKFTSVEEMLEAIRREKMTAG
- a CDS encoding extracellular solute-binding protein — protein: MPLEVSFMFHGANPSTLEEDFRKALAMYGDRSVLDGLNIEILDWERGWNRLVQYAAYNRGPDVSEIGSTWLSALVAMDAIRPLEPEEATALQYGRTFVPGMWEVTQMPGTADVWAVPLFADVRVVFVWRDMLEAAGVDPEQAFTSLESVEATFTALQAHGVATPFAIPMGSNARFLHLQMAISWVWAAGGDLFSPDYSRVALLDGPALEGLKAFYRLARFMPVKGQILTDVAVNAELFTQRRIAATIAGMWMWGALQNLPREEWEGKLDILHPPARPFLGGSLLVIWRHSLRRSEVLKFLRAATNPDVQTAMADTLLVLPVRTESLERAPFTEDPYLQRLADAVRVGRGYPTVPLLGIVEDRITDALMRVWHDVLNHPTADPEPFIKRHLEPTVARLNEMLAK
- a CDS encoding anaerobic glycerol-3-phosphate dehydrogenase subunit C, which produces MFVEQTLDNCIKCNICVTECPVAAVTDKFPGPKYEGPQAARFRQPNQPLTDASVDYCSGCRVCNMVCPTGVRIAEINARARADMVRKGAFGWRARLRNNLLARSELLGKIGQPIAPLANALLQNPLGRLAAELTLGIARHAPLPAFSRERFTAWYRAHQATSAPKGKVVYFHGCSTEYYEPRVGRAAVRVLEANGFEVIIPPQNCCGLPLLSNGEFDAARGYHRRNVNSLVEYARQGIPIVGTSTSCTLTLKEEAPELLDAFDEESRLVAEQTFDLSEFLLNLHARGELNTEFRPITLRAVYHPPCQYRAHRVGRPSLELLRLIPGLDIVESQAACCGIAGTYGFKAEKYEIAMQVGQPLFDLVRATGGPIAICDSETCRWQITHGSGVPSVHPIELLALAYGYEPEGVLSQLNL
- the ptsP gene encoding phosphoenolpyruvate--protein phosphotransferase translates to MVGIVIVSHSPTLAEGVRELAQQMSPTPVPIALAAGTGDPQHPIGTNPEAILNAIRAVWSPDGVVVLMDLGSAILSAESALDFLTEEERARVRLVAAPLVEGALSAVATAGTGAPLEQVVAEARQALAPKQAHLGEEPPAQSAEVGAPEAGDELRLVVHNPAGLHARPAARLVAEVARYDADVHVRNITRQKGPVSARSINQLALLDVRQGDEIGVRATGPDAPRALSAVRDLVERAFDEPLTPLSEPAAAIESAPREVEAGAVLQGIPISPGIAIGNVAHFHRAPLPTTPPDTPAEAPDAEWARLQQAIAETRHALDELEAQTAAQAGAEEAAIFEAHKLFLDDPALLERARALVFDEHRSAEYAWHRAVSEVAAQYAALETPYLQARRADVEDVGAQVFAHLTNEPVHTDLPAGSILVAADLLPSDVARLSPEQVQGVCLALGGATAHAAILIRGLGIPAVAGVGAAILNVPEGTRIALDGSRGTVWIDPDEATLRDLEARRAAWLAEEAEARRAAEQEGATRDGVRIEVAANVRRLADAESAVRFGAEGVGLLRTEFLFMARREAPSEALQVQMYQAVAEALQGRPVIIRTLDVGGDKPLPFVEMPREANPFLGQRGIRFSLAHPDLFKTQLRAILRAAATHPIHLMFPMVSTVDEVRQARALLDAARREAMEAGHDVGTPQVGIMVETPSAVWLADHLATLVDFFSIGTNDLTQYLFAADRTNPHVAELADPFHPAVLRAITHTARVAGEHGVWVGVCGELAGDPLGAVLLVGLGVRELSMNPPAIPRVKRALGRFTLAEAQHLAQQALTLEDGKAVRAWGAEQMRNS